A single Perognathus longimembris pacificus isolate PPM17 chromosome 17, ASM2315922v1, whole genome shotgun sequence DNA region contains:
- the Crhr1 gene encoding corticotropin-releasing factor receptor 1, which translates to MRETVQALLLLGLNPVSTSLQDQHCESLSLASNVSGLQCNASVDLIGTCWPRSPAGQLVVRPCPAFFYGVRYNTTNNGYRECLANGSWAARVNYSECQEILNEEKKSKVHYHIAVIINYLGHCISLAALLVAFVLFLRLRSIRCLRNIIHWNLISAFILRNATWFVVQLTMNPEVHQSNVGWCRLVTAAYNYFHVTNFFWMFGEGCYLHTAIVLTYSTDRLRKWMFIGIGWGVPFPIIVAWAIGKLYYDNEK; encoded by the exons GCCCTTCTCCTCCTGGGGCTGAACCCCGTCTCCACTTCTCTGCAGGACCAGCACTGTGAGAGCCTGTCCCTGGCCAGCAATGTCTCTG GGCTACAGTGCAATGCCTCTGTGGACCTCATTGGCACCTGCTGGCCCCGGAGCCCAGCAGGGCAGTTGGTGGTTCGGCCCTGCCCTGCATTTTTCTATGGTGTCCGCTACAACACCACAA aTAATGGTTACCGGGAGTGCCTGGCCAATGGCAGCTGGGCGGCACGGGTGAATTACTCCGAATGCCAGGAGATCCTCAATGAGGAG AAGAAGAGCAAGGTGCATTACCACATCGCGGTCATCATCAACTACCTGGGCCACTGCATCTCCCTGGCGGCCCTCCTCGTGGCCTTTGTCCTCTTTCTGCGGCTCAG GAGCATCCGGTGCCTGAGAAACATCATCCACTGGAACCTCATCTCCGCCTTCATCCTGCGCAATGCCACGTGGTTCGTGGTCCAGCTCACCATGAACCCCGAGGTCCACCAGAGCAACGTG gGCTGGTGCAGGTTGGTGACAGCCGCCTATAACTACTTCCACGTGACCAACTTCTTCTGGATGTTTGGCGAAGGCTGCTACCTACACACGGCCATTGTGCTCACTTACTCCACCGACCGGCTACGCAAGTGGATGTTCATTGGCATTGGCTGGG GTGTGCCTTTCCCCATCATCGTGGCGTGGGCCATTGGGAAGCTGTACTACGACAATGAGAAGTAA
- the Sppl2c gene encoding signal peptide peptidase-like 2C — translation MAYPGVLLPMGLFLHLLLLSRTARGEYGVVHVVSENWTKDYCILFSPDYVTLPRDLSHAPLLPLHDGTKASWCPGENSFHRAPPSSPKQRPLYQTTAMVMRGNCSFYAKGWLAQDQGAHGLLIVSRVSNQQCSDSIWVSQDPHKLRPGLAIPVAVLRYTDMLDILSHTQGHANVRVAIYAPPEPIIDYNMVVIFVLAVGTVAVGGYWAGLTEADRLQRHRARGGGGPGGHHQPQGSAAERGQEDEDDEDGPVDFTPAMTGVVVAMSCSIMILLYFFYDCFIYVMIGIFGLGASTGLYSCLAPLARYLPLQQYECLLPGRRTYLKLPMLFLAVLCAVVTLLWVVYRNEDHWAWLLQDTLGVAYCLFVLRRVRLPTLKNCASFLLALLAFDVFFVFVTPLFTKTGESIMVEVAAGPLGSSSHERLPMVLKVPRMCFSALTLCDQPFSILGFGDIVVPGFLVAYCHRFDVQVHSRQVYFVACTVAYAVGLLVTFVAMILMEMGQPALLYLVSSTLLTSLTVAACRQELTLFWTGKGRVRTTARPVAGFYGVLATNSIQKQESPEADPSPCKYEVVAEQEEEDSESNVEEDTTDMVTISDDEATNPEGHTDSSEGWSDANLDPEELPPPSSETSEEMMPLVPMAMLIPLIPLMPPPSELGHIHAQAQTHDANQSWAGLHKRKGLKVKKSMSTQAPL, via the coding sequence ATGGCGTACCCGGGTGTCCTCCTCCCCATGGGCttgttcctccacctcctcctcctcagcaggACGGCCCGGGGGGAGTATGGGGTGGTCCACGTGGTGTCGGAGAACTGGACCAAGGACTACTGCATCCTATTCAGCCCCGACTACGTCACTCTCCCCCGGGACCTAAGCCATGCCCCACTCCTGCCCCTGCACGATGGCACTAAGGCATCCTGGTGCCCAGGTGAGAACTCCTTCCATCGGGCCCCACCCAGCTCCCCCAAACAGCGGCCCCTCTACCAGACCACTGCCATGGTAATGAGGGGCAACTGCAGCTTCTATGCCAAGGGCTGGCTGGCGCAGGACCAGGGCGCCCACGGACTGCTCATCGTCAGCCGTGTCAGCAACCAGCAATGCTCAGACAGCATCTGGGTGAGCCAGGACCCCCATAAGCTCCGGCCAGGCCTTGCCATCCCTGTGGCTGTGCTCCGCTACACTGACATGCTGGACATCCTCAGCCACACCCAGGGCCACGCCAATGTCCGCGTGGCCATCTACGCACCCCCGGAGCCCATCATCGACTACAACATGGTGGTCATTTTTGTCCTGGCTGTGGGCACCGTGGCAGTGGGCGGCTATTGGGCTGGCTTGACGGAGGCTGACCGGCTACAGCGACACCGGGCCCGAGGAGGAGGGGGGCCTGGTGGTCACCATCAGCCGCAGGGGTCAGCAGCTGAGAGAGGCCaggaggatgaagatgatgaagatgggcCTGTGGACTTCACACCGGCCATGACGGGTGTTGTGGTGGCCATGTCCTGCTCGATCATGATACTGCTCTATTTCTTCTATGACTGCTTCATCTACGTCATGATCGGGATCTTTGGCCTGGGGGCCAGCACCGGCCTCTACAGCTGCCTGGCACCCCTGGCGCGCTACCTGCCCCTACAGCAGTACGAGTGTCTTCTGCCTGGCCGCCGAACTTACCTGAAACTTCCAATGCTGTTCCTGGCAGTCCTGTGCGCTGTGGTGACCCTCCTCTGGGTGGTCTACCGCAACGAGGACCACTGGGCCTGGCTCCTGCAGGACACGCTGGGCGTGGCCTACTGCCTTTTTGTCCTACGGCGTGTGCGGCTGCCCACACTCAAAAACTGTGCCTCCTTCCTACTGGCCCTGCTGGCCTTCGatgtcttctttgtctttgtcacACCTCTGTTCACCAAGACCGGTGAGAGCATCATGGTGGAGGTGGCAGCAGGCCCGTTAGGTTCTTCCAGCCACGAGAGACTGCCCATGGTGCTCAAAGTGCCCCGAATGTGCTTCTCCGCCTTGACCCTGTGTGACCAGCCCTTCTCCATCCTGGGCTTCGGTGACATTGTGGTCCCTGGCTTTCTGGTTGCTTACTGCCACCGCTTTGATGTTCAAGTCCACTCTCGCCAGGTGTACTTCGTGGCCTGTACTGTGGCGTACGCAGTGGGTCTGCTGGTCACCTTTGTTGCCATGATTCTCATGGAGATGGGCCAGCCTGCCTTACTCTACCTAGTGTCCAGCACTCTGCTCACCAGCCTGACAGTGGCCGCCTGCCGCCAAGAGCTCACTCTCTTCTGGACTGGCAAAGGCAGAGTCAGGACCACTGCCCGGCCTGTGGCAGGGTTCTATGGGGTTCTTGCAACCAACTCCATACAAAAGCAGGAAAGCCCCGAAGCAGACCCCAGCCCCTGCAAGTATGAGGTGGTCGCTGAGCAAGAGGAAGAGGACTCAGAAAGCAACGTGGAGGAAGACACAACCGATATGGTCACCATATCAGACGATGAAGCCACCAACCCAGAGGGCCACACTGACAGCTCTGAGGGTTGGAGCGATGCCAACCTGGACCCAGAGGagttgccccctccctcctcagagACCTCTGAGGAGATGATGCCACTAGTGCCAATGGCCATGTTGATCCCGCTGATCCCGCTGATGCCCCCACCCTCAGAGCTGGGCCATATCCACGCCCAGGCCCAGACGCATGATGCCAACCAGTCCTGGGCAGGTCTTCACAAGAGGAAGGGCTTGAAGGTAAAGAAGAGTATGTCCACACAGGCTCCCCTGTGA